Proteins from one Impatiens glandulifera chromosome 2, dImpGla2.1, whole genome shotgun sequence genomic window:
- the LOC124925696 gene encoding VAN3-binding protein yields the protein MEPKSNANQTLSHAHPETMDFLSKTWCNFAVQAFQPDLSDRSIVLHENPVNMVDSTALGALSPFPVMRMEDTNGSIPPWKSNNVKSWIWMQQAMHPELNYNQYYSFRKKWFPWKMAPLKNVSIKKWLKEIKDKRKEDKRMQRAEIHAAISVAGIAAALAAVAADGSEYDPTKEAAVASAAALVAAQCAQFAEAMGAKRDQLSSIMSSAMSGTSTGDILTLTAAAATSLRGAAALKARSRMKTNRFNTAAPILPIEEKNEEEDHFEFDKCRAILGKGSQLNIQASDGRCKIRTVSIVLSNDAKVILKIWKPNLLNAFTNKKQSIIVDIHAELYRDLHEEEDEEDDGEEAGTCYLIVVRTNRGSMKLDMMGDYQLYKMWASTINHMLMLSTSFTKYDDLQYYK from the exons ATGGAACCCAAATCCAATGCAAATCAAACTCTTTCCCATGCTCACCCAGAAACCATGGACTTCCTTTCCAAAACATGGTGCAATTTCGCAGTTCAAGCTTTTCAACCCGACTTATCAGATCGATCCATTGTTCTACATGAAAATCCGGTCAACATGGTCGATAGTACTGCTCTCGGTGCACTATCACCGTTTCCTGTAA TGAGGATGGAAGACACAAACGGTTCCATACCACCATGGAAATCCAATAATGTCAAA TCTTGGATTTGGATGCAACAAGCTATGCATCCAGAGTTGAACTACAATCAGTACTATAGTTTCAGAAAGAAATGG TTTCCTTGGAAGATGGCGCCCCTAAAAAATGTATCGATCAAGAAATGGTTGAAGGAAATAAAAGATAAGAGGAAAGAAGACAAGAGGATGCAAAGAGCAGAAATTCATGCAGCGATATCCGTCGCAGGAATTGCTGCAGCGCTGGCGGCAGTGGCGGCGGACGGGTCTGAATACGACCCCACCAAGGAGGCGGCGGTGGCCTCAGCGGCAGCCCTGGTGGCAGCACAGTGTGCGCAATTTGCAGAGGCAATGGGGGCCAAGAGAGACCAACTGAGCTCCATCATGAGTTCAGCCATGAGCGGCACCAGCACAGGCGATATATTGACCCTTACGGCTGCTGCTGCAACTT CTTTGAGAGGAGCAGCTGCACTGAAAGCAAGGTCCAGAATGAAGACAAACAGATTCAACACGGCTGCTCCAATTCTACCTATAGAAGAGAAGAACGAAGAAGAAGACCATTTCGAGTTTGACAAGTGCAGAGCCATTCTGGGGAAAGGCTCTCAGCTCAATATTCAGGCTTCTGATG GGAGGTGTAAAATCAGAACAGTATCCATTGTTCTTAGCAATGATGCCAAG GTTATTCTCAAAATATGGAAGCCCAATTTGTTGAATGCTTTCACAAACAAGAAGCAAA GTATAATAGTGGACATACATGCTGAGCTATACAGAGATTTAcacgaagaagaagacgaagaagatgaTGGGGAGGAGGCAGGAACATGTTACCTCATAGTAGTACGCACAAATAGAGGAAGCATGAAGTTGGACATGATGGGAGACTACCAGCTTTACAAGATGTGGGCTTCCACCATTAATCACATGCTCATGCTCTCCACTTCATTCACAAAGTATGACGACCTTCAGTACTATAAATGA
- the LOC124924730 gene encoding transcription factor IBH1-like 1 — translation MVVSTSLLKQEFLKKWTTGMNACASSINNKSSSFLERKEAIKFSADVAMASTRMTNTRWRRALIANASQDPENKLILDKILVSKSNNIVKTKMSTSGQFHRSRIISKKGKYRKKEGLSRRRRRLVNKTKVVSKRIQMLRKLVPGGEDMGESSLMKEALDYIISLQTQVDGMKLILTNAIGTKSSLNHK, via the coding sequence ATGGTTGTCTCAACTTCTCTTCTCAAGCAAGAATTCCTCAAGAAATGGACAACGGGTATGAATGCTTGCGCCTCTTCAATCAATAACAAATCCTCTAGTTTCTTGGAGAGGAAAGAGGCCATCAAGTTCTCCGCCGACGTAGCCATGGCCTCTACGAGAATGACCAACACACGTTGGCGTCGAGCCCTAATAGCAAATGCTTCACAAGATCCGGAAAACAAGCTTATACTAGACAAAATACTAGTGAGCAAGTCGAATAACATAGTCAAGACCAAGATGAGTACTTCAGGTCAGTTTCATCGGTCGAGAATCATATCCAAGAAGGGGAAATATAGGAAGAAAGAGGGATTGTCACGTCGTAGACGGAGGTTAGTCAACAAGACCAAAGTTGTGTCGAAGAGGATTCAAATGTTGAGAAAGTTGGTGCCTGGTGGGGAAGATATGGGTGAGAGCTCCTTGATGAAAGAAGCCCTAGATTACATTATTTCACTCCAAACTCAGGTTGATGGGATGAAACTTATTCTTACAAATGCCATCGGTACTAAATCCTctctaaatcataaataa
- the LOC124925695 gene encoding mannosyltransferase APTG1, producing the protein MKQRKQAGTTQDARKTSKDSSFIEENEAPPRSNSFSSSKRVFGLCLAMRVANSLLIQTYFNPDEHWQALEVAHRIVFGYGHLTWEWGEGIRSFLHPMVFAVLYKVLALLQLDTPLFIRKAPRILQALFSAIGDLYLYKLAQLLFDTNVANLALFSQLTNWFMFFCFNRTLSNSLETVLTIVGIYYWPCMRPLSRETRLGSRKLGLVIAAIACAIRPTSAIVWVYVGILELLTTKDKLKFIFLEMAPIGLLVLTLTLFLDRLMYGSWVLVPLNFLRFNFLSAGGDYYGTHKWHWYFTQGFSVMVFTFLPFSIAGIIGSKEWKLSGLIAWVIGLYSVLGHKEFRFVLPVLPIALMFSGYSIASIGKLEFAYGKRSVSTTSKKFPMKKKLAILFLLVTNIPMALYMSLVHQRGSEDVMNYLSDEAQKGNVGSILFLTPCHATPYYSTLHRNLPMRFLDCSPPREGNRIPDESDRFMMDPVSFTLDFFNHNSLPSHIVLFNSQEELLKDFLTSNSLEESKRFFHAHFKVDRDLQASIVVYALKHH; encoded by the exons ATGAAGCAGAGAAAACAGGCCGGTACCACGCAGGATGCAAGGAAAACATCGAAAGATTCTTCTTtcattgaagaaaatgaagCGCCACCAAGATCAAACTCGTTTTCTTCATCAAAGAGAGTATTCGGACTTTGTTTGGCGATGAGAGTTGCGAATTCTTTGCTGATCCAAACATATTTTAATCCTGATGAACACTGGCAAGCCCTAGAAGTAGCTCATCGCATTGTATTTGG ATATGGACATCTGACATGGGAATGGGGAGAAGGCATAAGAAGCTTTTTACATCCTATGGTGTTTGCTGTCCTCTACAAAGTTCTTGCTTTACTTCAGCTTGATACCCCATTATTTATT AGGAAGGCTCCACGGATACTGCAAGCCCTATTTTCTGCAATTGGCGATCTTTATTTGTACAAATTGGCTCAGTTGCTATTCGATACTAATGTCGCTAATCTGGCT CTCTTTTCCCAGCTGACAAACTGGTTCATGTTTTTCTGTTTCAACCGAACTTTATCAAATAGTCTGGAGACTGTGCTTACAATTGTCGGGATATACTATTGGCCCTGTATGAGACCACTTTCAAGGGAAACTCGATTGGGTTCAAGAAAGTTGGGTTTGGTAATTGCAGCCATAGCATGTGCAATTAGACCAACAAGTGCAATTGTATGGGTATATGTTGGCATTCTGGAACTGCTAACAACTAAAGACAagcttaaatttatttttcttgagatGGCACCTATTGG GCTACTGGTGCTAACACTTACTCTTTTCCTGGATCGTTTGATGTACGGATCTTGGGTTTTAGTTCCTCTTAATTTTCTGAGGTTCAATTTCCTTTCTGCTGGCGGAGATTACTACGGAACTCACAAATGGCATTGGTACTTCACTCAAGGGTTTTCAGTAATGGTCTTTACTTTCCTTCCCTTCTCTATAGCTGGCATTATTGGATCTAAAGAGTGGAAGCTATCTGGGCTTATAGCATGGGTTATAGGCCTTTACAGTGTACTTGGTCACAAAGAATTCAG GTTTGTCCTTCCTGTGCTTCCAATAGCTTTGATGTTCTCTGGATACTCGATAGCTTCAATTGGGAAACTTGAGTTTGCATATGGTAAACGGAGTGTATCTACAACTAGTAAGAAATTTCCTATGAAAAAGAAGCTGGCCATCCTTTTCCTTCTTGTTACCAACATACCAATGGCTTTATACATGAGTTTGGTTCACCAG AGAGGAAGTGAAGATGTTATGAACTACCTCTCAGATGAGGCCCAGAAAGGGAATGTTGGAAGTATACTATTTTTGACACCATGTCATGCTACGCCTTATTACTCAACGCTTCATAGAAATCTTCCCATGCGTTTCTTAGATTGTTCCCCACCAAG GGAAGGAAACAGAATCCCAGATGAGTCGGATCGTTTTATGATGGATCCAGTTAGTTTTACCTTGGATTTTTTCAATCATAACTCCTTACCCAGTCATATTGTTCTATTTAACTCGCAAGAAGAGCTACTCAAGGATTTCTTAACATCTAATTCTCTTGAAGAG AGCAAGAGGTTTTTCCATGCTCATTTTAAGGTCGACCGTGATCTTCAGGCTTCCATAGTTGTGTATGCTCTAAAACACCATTGA
- the LOC124925990 gene encoding uncharacterized protein LOC124925990, translating to MAVSITLANTSLPSSPTNSQIFSSLSNCRYHSIFSVNFRSLNRTHQRHPFAVRSQLCTSEILEKSLLVLAETTSEEELWAAVCLRIRSFYSFRETFGIDDHMRYLAEREFEALKERISGKTKGFKRVSCLNATVPLSHISKFSELSAACKYSVNGEERAVVGTLDLNQCVRLPEEIAGQKPENIGADFARAYLSNVCVAKELQRNGLGYVLVEKSKTIAKDWGISDLYVHVAVDNDPAKHLYMKNGFTCESEELARQARFLDRPRRLLLWTEILNS from the exons ATGGCGGTTTCAATCACTCTTGCTAATACTTCACTGCCTTCTTCTCCGACGAATTCTCAAATATTCTCCAGTTTGTCCAACTGCAGATACCATTCTATCTTCTCCGTCAATTTCCGCTCTCTCAATAGGACTCATCAACGCCATCCTTTCGCCGTCCGATCGCAGCTCTGTACGTCGGAAATACTCGAAAAATCGCTGCTCGTTCTCGCTGAAACGACGTCGGAGGAAGAACTATGGGCTGCCGTTTGCTTGCGCATCAGATCCTTTTATAGTTTCCGGGAAACTTTTGGCATCGAT GATCATATGAGATACTTGGCTGAGCGTGAGTTTGAAGCATTGAAAGAACGAATTTCAGGGAAGACTAAGGGTTTTAAAAGAGTTTCTTGCTTGAATGCAACTGTTCCTTTGtcacatatatcaaaattttcagaATTATCTGCAGCATGTAAG TATTCAGTTAATGGAGAAGAACGGGCTGTGGTTGGCACTCTTGATCTTAATCAGTGTGTGAGGCTTCCAGAAGAAATTGCTGGACAGAAACCCGAG AACATTGGTGCTGATTTTGCTAGAGCATATTTGAGCAATGTTTGTGTTGCTAAAGAGTTGCAGAGAAATGGACTGGGGTATGTGCttgttgaaaaatcaaagacaaTTGCTAAAGATTGGG GAATATCGGATCTGTATGTCCATGTTGCGGTGGATAATGACCCAGCTAAACATTTGTACATGAAAAACGGTTTTACATGTGAAAGTGAAGAGCTTGCAAGGCAAGCTCGATTTCTAGACCGACCACGCAGGCTTCTTCTATGGACAGAAATCCTCAACTCGTGA